In one Lolium rigidum isolate FL_2022 chromosome 3, APGP_CSIRO_Lrig_0.1, whole genome shotgun sequence genomic region, the following are encoded:
- the LOC124695946 gene encoding membrane-bound transcription factor site-2 protease homolog — protein MIGGGGRSRRRGRTPAALPSSSAANQTEHSLSCWYCDCKIYAFNDMIFNLGWKHARYTRAWFSIGVYFSLVALVGISLLLLWDSVGAFHVRGGSVSAWLPNLLSSSFSVSIMDTPIIIASTILSIAFHEFGHAIAAASEGVQMEYVAIFIAVIFPGALVALNYDLLENLSLFSMLRIYCAGIWHNVMLCAACVLMALLLPVVLYPLYTSGDGLTVMGVPQTSPLSGYLSVHDVIVSVDGLNIRRTDDWMKMLDEGSVEKASSREFLGGSQSYGATTSGKGYCVPNSWLDASKNLWQLNDKLSCPDELIVFGKSTCNGSTNFSETDRGSGKKEAEDKYCLIAKDVVKLKKCGNGWRSTKDDERNCTCLEDEYCLVPLLAPGFSWIEISYTRPYSLECLKQEGNLSSPHAINNNNGPNPCGGTFVYVGDLSSAARSVKLCPYRPRWALFRFIADVPHILENCLSWLLHVSAALAAVNCLPVFFLDGDAILDTTLRYVAWFTRRQKRVIIKVCRLLWTTLSIIVFSRFLYSMTLYYG, from the exons atgatcggcggcggcggacgcagcaggcggcgcgggcgtacgccggcgGCCCTGCCCTCGAGCTCTGCCGCGAACCAAACCGAGCACTCTCTCTCTTGCTG GTATTGTGACTGCAAAATCTATGCCTTCAACGACATGATATTCAATTTGGGGTGGAAACATGCTAG ATACACCAGAGCATGGTTTTCTATAGGAGTTTATTTCTCTCTCGTTGCTTTAGTTGGTATATCTTTG TTGCTACTGTGGGATTCAGTTGGTGCATTTCATGTTAGAGGTGGATCTGTTAGTGCCTGGTTACCAAATCTACTG TCTTCCAGCTTCAGCGTATCGATAATGGACACACCAATCATCATAGCATCAACGATCTTATCAATTGCTTTTCATGAATTTGGACATGCTATTGCAGCTGCAAG TGAGGGCGTGCAGATGGAATATGTTGCAATATTCATAGCTGTAATTTTTCCTGGGGCATTAGTTGCTCTGAACTATGACCTTCTTGAGAATCTATCCCTTTTTTCAATGCTTCGGATTTATTGCGCGGGAATTTGGCATAATGTTATG TTATGTGCAGCTTGTGTGCTGATGGCATTATTACTTCCTGTGGTTCTCTATCCTCTCTACACGAGTGGTGATGGCCTTACT GTCATGGGAGTCCCACAAACATCTCCTCTGTCAGGGTACTTGTCTGTTCATGATGTTATCGTCTCTGTTGATGGTCTGAACATAAGAAGAACTGACGATTGGATGAAAATGCTGGATGAAGGCAGCGTAGAAAAAGCTAGTAGTCGTGAGTTTCTTGGAGGTTCTCAGAGCTATGGTGCCACTACTTCTGGCAAGGGTTATTGTGTCCCCAACTCATGGTTGGATGCAAGCAAGAATCTCTGGCAGCTAAATGACAAGCTATCTTGCCCAGATGAACTGATAGTCTTTGGGAAATCTACCTGTAATGGCTCCACAAACTTTTCTGAGACTGACAGAGGTAGTGGCAAGAAAGAAGCTGAGGACAAGTATTGCTTGATTGCAAAAGATGTAGTTAAACTCAAAAAATGTGGAAACGGATGGCGGAGTACTAAAGATGATGAAAGGAACTGTACCTGTTTGGAG GATGAGTACTGCTTGGTACCTCTTCTGGCCCCTGGGTTTTCATGGATAGAGATCTCCTATACCAGACCATATTCTTTGGAGTGTTTAAAGCAAGAAGGAAATTTATCATCACCACATGCTATAAATAATAACAATGGTCCCAATCCTTGTGGGGGAACTTTTGTTTATGTGGGGGATCTGTCATCGGCAGCACGTTCTGTTAAATTATGCCCCTACAGGCCCCGATGGGCACTCTTCCGTTTTATTGCAGATGTTCCCCATATATTGGAAAACTGTTTAAGTTGGTTGCTTCATGTGTCTGCGGCATTGGCTGCAGTCAACTGCTTACCG GTATTCTTCCTAGATGGGGACGCAATTTTGGATACTACCTTACGCTATGTTGCTTGGTTTACCCGAAGACAAAAGCGGGTGATTATTAAGGTCTGCCGCCTTCTGTGGACCACCCTATCCATCATCGTGTTCTCAAGGTTCTTATATTCCATGACACTGTATTATGGCTAA
- the LOC124702856 gene encoding CTP synthase-like — translation MKMKYVVVSGGVVSGLGKGVTASSIGAVLKGCGLRVTTIKIDPYLNTDAGTMSPFEHGEVFVLDDGGEADLDLGNYERFLDIKLTRDHNITTGKVYQAVIDKERRGDYLGKTVQVVPHITDEIQDWIERVAVKPVDGKEGPPDVCVIELGGTIGDIESMPFIEALGQFSYRVGTGNFCLVHVSLVPVLNVVGEQKTKPTQHSVRSLRGLGLAPDILACRSTEPLEEHVTAKLSQFCHVPVSNIVNLHDVSNIWHIPLLLRDQKAHEAILKVLDLQRIGKVPREPKLAEWTERANKLDKLKTPVKIAMVGKYTSLSDSYLSVQKALLHASVAMERKLVVEWVCSCDLEDSAAKETPEAHQKAWKLLKGAGGVLVPGGFGDRGVQGKILAAKYARENNVPYLGICLGMQVAVIEFARSVMKLSGANSTEFDPATPSPCVIFMPEGSKTQMGATMRLGSRRTYFLANNCKSSKLYGNAISVDERHRHRYEVNPEMVPELEKAGLSFVGKDESGRRMEIIEIPNHEFFIGAQFHPEFKSRPGKPSPLFLGLIAAASGQLDLLLQRSCGIAGLNSTPRCTTNGTVVPPVKKPYTAVKKKPLKSLVNGYYANSNSIQI, via the exons ATGAAGATGAAGTACGTGGTGGTCAGCGGAGGCGTGGTGAGCGGGCTCGGCAAGGGCGTGACGGCGAGCAGCATCGGCGCCGTGCTCAAGGGCTGCGGCCTCCGCGTCACCACCATCAAGATCG ATCCATACCTCAACACCGACGCTGGCACCATGTCGCCCTTCGAGCATGGCGAGGTCTTTGTTTTGGACGATGGTGGAGAG GCGGACTTGGACCTTGGAAACTATGAACGTTTTCTGGATATCAAACTCACCCGTGACCACAATATAACAACAGGAAAGGTCTATCAG GCTGTCATTGACAAAGAAAGGAGAGGAGACTACTTGGGGAAAACCGTCCAG GTTGTGCCACATATTACAGATGAAATACAGGATTGGATCGAACGTGTGGCGGTAAAGCCGGTCGATGGCAAAGAAGGGCCTCCTGATGTTTGTGTAATAGAACTCGGTGGCACTATAG GGGATATTGAATCAATGCCTTTTATTGAAGCATTAGGTCAATTTTCATACCGTGTAG GAACTGGGAATTTCTGTCTGGTTCATGTTAGTCTTGTTCCAGTCCTAAATGTAGTTGGTGAGCAG AAAACCAAGCCTACACAACACAGTGTTCGTAGTCTAAGGGGACTTGGATTGGCACCTGACATTTTAGCATGTCGCAGTACTGAG CCACTCGAAGAACATGTGACCGCCAAGCTCTCACAATTCTGCCACGTTCCA GTCTCAAATATTGTGAATCTCCATGACGTTTCAAACATTTGGCACATCCCTTTGTTGCTAAGG GACCAAAAGGCACATGAAGCTATTCTAAAAGTTTTAGATCTTCAGCG TATTGGCAAAGTACCTCGAGAACCTAAGTTGGCTGAATGGACTGAAAGAGCCAACAAGTTAGACAAACTGAAGACTCCG GTTAAGATTGCCATGGTTGGAAAATATACCAGCCTGTCGGATTCTTATCTATCTGTTCAGAAG GCTCTTCTGCATGCATCAGTTGCTATGGAAAGGAAGCTTGTAGTGGAGTGGGTTTGTTCCTGTGACCTTGAAGATTCTGCAGCTAAGGAG ACCCCTGAAGCCCATCAGAAAGCATGGAAACTACTGAAG GGCGCGGGTGGTGTACTCGTTCCTGGAGGCTTTGGAGACAGGGGAGTTCAAGGCAAAATCCTCGCTGCAAAATACGCACGGGAAaataatgttccttatcttggcaTTTGCTTGGGTATGCAAGTTGCAGTGATCGAGTTTGCCCGATCTGTCATGAAATTAAGCGGGGCAAATAGCACAGAGTTTGACCCAGCTACGCCATCGCCTTGTGTTATTTTCATGCCAGAG GGCTCCAAAACTCAAATGGGAGCGACGATGcggcttggatcaaggagaacatATTTCCTAGCCAATAACTGTAAATCTTCAAAGCT GTATGGTAACGCTATCTCAGTTGACGAGAGACATCGGCACAGATATGAG GTTAACCCTGAAATGGTCCCGGAGCTTGAGAAAGCCGGGCTTTCGTTTGTGGGCAAGGACGAAAGTGGAAGGAGGATGGAG ATTATTGAGATACCAAATCATGAGTTCTTCATCGGTGCACAATTCCATCCTGAATTCAAGTCAAGACCGGGAAAGCCCTCTCCACTTTTCTTAG GGTTAATAGCAGCGGCGTCAGGACAGCTAGACCTGCTGCTCCAGCGCAGCTGTGGCATCGCCGGTCTAAACTCGACACCCAGATGTACCACCAATGGCACTGTAGTCCCCCCGGTCAAGAAACCATATACGGCTGTGAAGAAGAAGCCGCTGAAGAGCCTGGTGAACGGGTACTACGCGAACAGCAACAGCATCCAAATCTAA
- the LOC124702858 gene encoding actin-related protein 2/3 complex subunit 2A yields MILLQSPSRFLLQILKERVLSGDKGVDIDCHTVEFDDVRYHIQFSMRNTKVMVLSVALPLAPPEAILYDGLPLGAIDAIKAAYGTVVQILDPPKDGFDLTMKINLTKLPSDEEQRNALLTQIASVREVVLGAPLKLLLKHLSSKTMAPDVDKLVALVHRPNESFFLAPQADKVTIVYPMRFQDSIDIVLATSFLQEFVEARRTAALNNAPSCMWSPAPPLELRGMNADALNANAGFVTFVVFPRHVEGRKLDKTVWSLLTFHAYVSYHVKCSEGFMHTRMRRRVESLIQALDRAKSDAEKMKKLVHGGSFRRLSLKNEGN; encoded by the exons ATGATACTGCTCCAGTCCCCGTCCAGGTTCCTGCTCCAGATCCTAAAAGAGCGCGTCCTCAG TGGCGACAAGGGCGTGGACATCGATTGCCACACGGTGGAGTTCGACGATGTGCGGTATCATATCCAG TTTTCTATGAGGAACACAAAGGTAATGGTGTTATCGGTGGCATTGCCCCTTGCACCTCCTGAGGCAATTCTGTACGACGGGCTTCCACTTGGTGCTATCGATGCTATAAAAGCGGCTTATGGGACAGTGGTTCAAATTCTTGATCCTCCAAAGGATGGGTTTGATCTCACAATGAAGATAAACTTAACAAAGCTTCCGTCAGATGAAG AGCAACGGAATGCTCTCTTGACGCAAATTGCATCTGTAAGAGAGGTTGTGCTGGGTGCACCGCTGAAGCTTCTGTTGAAGCATCTATCTTCAAAGACAATGGCTCCTGACGTGGATAAGCTGGTTGCCCTTGTTCACCGTCCTAATGAATCATTCTTCCTTGCTCCCCAG GCAGACAAAGTTACGATTGTGTACCCAATGAGGTTCCAGGACTCCATTGATATTGTCTTGGCGACTTCATTTCTGCAG GAGTTTGTGGAAGCAAGGAGGACTGCTGCACTAAATAACGCCCCTTCGTGTATGTGGTCTCCAGCACCTCCTCTTGAGTTAAGGGGCATGAATGCCGATGCACTAAATGCAAATGCCGGTTTTGTTACTTTTG TTGTTTTCCCTCGGCATGTTGAGGGCAGAAAGCTAGACAAAACAGTTTGGAGTTTGTTAACTTTTCATGCTTATGTAAGCTACCATGTAAAG TGTTCCGAAGGATTCATGCATACCAGGATGAGGCGTAGAGTTGAGTCTCTTATCCAG GCTTTGGACCGTGCAAAGTCCGATGCGGAGAAGATGAAGAAGTTGGTGCATGGGGGATCTTTTAGAAGACTG AGCTTGAAGAATGAAGGCAACTAG
- the LOC124698802 gene encoding uncharacterized protein LOC124698802: MSGAQGAHPVGQTTPTTYESVGGGENRTRTDLRSREDQGNIQIEKVQDKVEDAASRKVDDRTFAARKEPGQGGDSGATGTGA, from the coding sequence ATGTCGGGAGCACAGGGGGCGCACCCGGTGGGGCAGACGACGCCGACGACGTACGAGTCGGTGGGCGGCGGCGAGAACCGCACGCGCACGGACCTGAGGTCGCGGGAGGACCAGGGCAACATCCAGATCGAGAAGGTGCAGGACAAGGTGGAGGACGCCGCGTCGCGCAAGGTCGACGACCGCACCTTCGCCGCCAGGAAGGAGCCGGGACAAGGCGGCGATTCCGGGGCCACCGGCACCGGTGCATGA